A window of the Streptomyces sp. NBC_01351 genome harbors these coding sequences:
- a CDS encoding ATP-dependent helicase → MTSPSDDRRAERRRTRTPDAYRLVRTGPERVDPPVLDAAQRSVVEHPGGPLLVLAGPGTGKTTTLVEAVTARVESGTDPARILILTFSRKAAVELRDRAAVRLGGARAPQATTFHSFCYGLVRAHQDTDLFADPLRLLSGPEQDVMVRTLLEGQRRLPPGDSIRWPDDLRAALTTRGFADEVRAVLARARELGLGPSALSSFADRIGRPDWKAAAAFLSEYLDVLDLQGMLDYAELLHRAVLLAERTPSLSSSYDAIFVDEYQDTDASQLRLLRALTGPGGTLTAFGDPDQSIYAFRGADINNTLDFESAFPGATVRALTTGRRSRAAVLAATRLLTTRMPLPRLPAAAVRAHRALTPTREGGSVEVYTYPTAGAELDNIADILRRAHLEDGVPWQDMAVLVRSGGRTLPAMRRALITAGVPAETDATATPLRHEPSVAPLLTALRTAATPTTPSPPAPSTPAAPSTPAAPSTPAAPSTPAAPSTPAAPSTPAAPSTPAAPSTPAAPAAPSPADPAAPAAPSPADPAAPAPPVPSPAEGDLAAGEPVPGPQDQPAAGEAAAGPGELAGDFGAGGRESLPDPAEATGPAEATAPGLGPDAEHAEPAAGGPHPEPAAGEGWIGVEAALTLLGSPLGGMDAADLRRLGRALRDEERAAGVKVPAPSDVLLARALAEPERLTAHDPAYARGAQRLGLLLRKARELLQGGGTAEEALWTLWDGTTWPDRLERQARRGGTAGRNADRDLDAVCALFDTAARAEERTGGRGALNFLEQLEAEDIAADTLTTRTARPDAVRLMTAHRSKGLEWGLVVVAGVQEGLWPDLRRRGSLLEADRIGRDGLAEPLTPGALLAEERRLFYVAATRARDRLVVTAVKAPAEDGDQPSRFLTELGVTPKDVSGRPRRPLAVPALVAELRATTVDPEASPALREAAARRLARLAALTDDEDRPLVPAAHPQRWWGLYEPTRSSVPLRDRDRPVALSGSALEQLANTCSLQWFLGREVKADAPSTAAQGFGNVVHVLADEVASGRTPADLAVLMERLDSVWDALAFDAPWKSRQEKDNARAALERFLRWHTTDRGGRTAIATEHEFDVTLDAGEYAVRIRGSMDRVEADPQGRAYVVDFKTGKSAPTKAEVARHPQLAVYQLAVREGAVDEVFDGLRPEPGGAELVQLRQGSDDPKIQAQQPLDGEWVGDLLATAAGRVLEERFAPVAGRQCDHCSFRASCSARPEGRQTVE, encoded by the coding sequence ATCACCTCTCCCTCCGACGACCGCCGCGCAGAACGGCGGCGTACGCGGACCCCCGACGCGTACCGCCTCGTGCGCACCGGGCCGGAACGGGTGGATCCCCCTGTCCTGGACGCAGCCCAGCGGTCGGTGGTTGAGCACCCGGGCGGCCCCCTGCTCGTCCTGGCCGGACCGGGCACGGGCAAAACGACCACCCTGGTCGAGGCCGTCACCGCCCGCGTGGAATCGGGCACCGACCCGGCCCGCATCCTCATCCTCACCTTCAGCCGCAAGGCCGCGGTCGAACTGCGCGACCGGGCCGCCGTGCGGCTGGGCGGCGCGAGGGCGCCGCAGGCCACCACCTTCCACTCCTTCTGCTACGGCCTGGTCCGCGCCCACCAGGACACCGACCTCTTCGCGGACCCGCTGCGGCTGCTGTCGGGCCCCGAGCAGGACGTCATGGTCCGCACCCTCCTGGAGGGCCAGCGCCGGCTCCCCCCGGGTGACTCCATCCGCTGGCCGGACGACCTGCGGGCCGCGCTGACCACGCGCGGCTTCGCGGACGAGGTCCGAGCCGTCCTGGCCCGCGCCCGCGAACTGGGCCTGGGCCCCTCCGCGCTCTCCTCGTTCGCCGACCGCATCGGCCGCCCGGACTGGAAGGCGGCCGCCGCCTTCCTCTCCGAGTACCTGGACGTCCTGGACCTCCAGGGCATGCTCGACTACGCGGAACTCCTCCACCGCGCCGTGCTCCTCGCGGAGCGCACCCCGTCCCTTTCCTCCTCCTACGACGCGATCTTCGTGGACGAGTACCAGGACACGGACGCCTCCCAGCTGCGGCTGCTGCGCGCGCTGACTGGCCCGGGCGGCACGCTGACCGCCTTCGGCGACCCCGACCAGTCGATCTACGCCTTCCGCGGCGCCGACATCAACAACACCCTGGACTTCGAGTCCGCCTTCCCCGGCGCGACGGTCCGGGCCCTGACGACGGGCCGCCGCTCGCGCGCGGCGGTACTGGCCGCGACCCGCCTCCTCACCACCCGCATGCCCCTGCCCCGCCTCCCGGCAGCCGCCGTCCGCGCGCACCGCGCCCTCACGCCCACGCGGGAGGGCGGCTCGGTGGAGGTGTACACGTACCCCACGGCGGGCGCCGAGCTGGACAACATCGCCGACATCCTGCGCCGCGCCCACCTGGAGGACGGCGTCCCGTGGCAGGACATGGCCGTACTGGTCCGCTCCGGCGGCCGCACCCTCCCGGCGATGCGCCGCGCCCTGATCACGGCGGGGGTCCCGGCGGAAACCGACGCCACCGCCACCCCCCTCCGCCACGAACCATCGGTAGCCCCCCTCCTCACAGCCCTCCGCACGGCAGCCACCCCGACAACCCCGAGCCCGCCGGCCCCGTCCACCCCGGCGGCCCCGTCCACCCCGGCGGCCCCGTCCACCCCGGCGGCCCCGTCCACCCCGGCGGCCCCGTCCACCCCGGCGGCCCCGTCCACCCCGGCGGCCCCGTCCACCCCGGCGGCCCCGTCCACCCCGGCGGCCCCGGCTGCGCCGAGCCCGGCCGACCCGGCGGCCCCGGCTGCGCCGAGCCCGGCCGATCCGGCGGCCCCGGCCCCGCCTGTGCCGAGCCCGGCCGAGGGCGACCTCGCCGCAGGCGAACCGGTGCCCGGTCCGCAGGACCAGCCCGCCGCAGGCGAGGCCGCTGCCGGGCCGGGCGAGCTTGCTGGCGACTTCGGGGCGGGTGGGCGGGAATCCCTCCCCGACCCCGCCGAGGCGACCGGCCCCGCCGAGGCCACGGCCCCCGGCCTGGGGCCGGACGCCGAGCACGCCGAGCCCGCCGCAGGCGGCCCGCACCCCGAGCCCGCCGCAGGCGAGGGGTGGATCGGGGTCGAGGCCGCGCTCACCCTCCTCGGCTCCCCCCTCGGGGGGATGGACGCCGCCGACCTGCGGCGACTCGGCCGCGCCCTGCGTGACGAGGAGCGCGCCGCAGGCGTCAAGGTGCCCGCGCCCTCCGACGTGCTGCTCGCCCGCGCCCTCGCCGAGCCCGAGCGGCTCACCGCGCACGACCCCGCCTACGCCCGCGGCGCGCAACGCCTCGGCCTCCTCCTCCGCAAGGCCCGCGAGCTCCTCCAGGGCGGCGGCACCGCCGAAGAGGCCCTGTGGACCCTCTGGGACGGCACCACCTGGCCCGACCGGCTGGAGCGCCAGGCCCGCCGGGGCGGTACCGCCGGCCGCAACGCCGACCGCGACCTCGACGCCGTCTGCGCCCTCTTCGACACCGCCGCCCGCGCGGAGGAACGTACCGGCGGCCGCGGCGCCCTCAACTTCCTCGAACAGCTGGAGGCCGAGGACATCGCCGCCGACACCCTCACCACCCGCACCGCCCGCCCCGACGCCGTCCGGCTCATGACCGCCCACCGTTCCAAGGGCCTCGAATGGGGCCTCGTCGTCGTCGCCGGAGTCCAGGAGGGCCTCTGGCCCGACCTCCGCCGCCGCGGCTCCCTCCTGGAGGCCGACCGCATCGGCCGCGACGGCCTCGCCGAGCCCCTCACCCCCGGCGCGCTCCTCGCCGAGGAGCGCCGCCTGTTCTACGTCGCAGCCACCCGCGCCCGCGACCGCCTCGTCGTCACCGCCGTCAAGGCCCCCGCCGAGGACGGTGACCAGCCCTCCCGCTTCCTCACCGAGCTCGGCGTCACCCCGAAGGACGTCAGCGGCCGCCCCCGCCGCCCCCTCGCCGTGCCCGCGCTCGTCGCCGAGCTGCGCGCCACCACCGTCGACCCGGAGGCATCCCCGGCCCTGCGCGAGGCCGCCGCCCGCCGCCTCGCCCGCCTCGCCGCCCTCACCGACGACGAGGACCGCCCGCTCGTACCCGCCGCGCACCCGCAGCGCTGGTGGGGCCTGTACGAACCCACCCGCAGCAGCGTCCCCCTGCGCGACCGCGACCGCCCCGTCGCCCTGTCCGGCAGCGCCCTGGAGCAGCTCGCCAACACCTGCTCCCTCCAGTGGTTCCTCGGCCGCGAGGTCAAGGCCGACGCCCCCTCCACCGCCGCCCAGGGCTTCGGCAACGTCGTCCACGTCCTCGCCGACGAGGTCGCCTCCGGCCGCACCCCCGCCGACCTGGCCGTCCTCATGGAACGCCTCGACTCCGTGTGGGACGCCCTCGCCTTCGACGCGCCCTGGAAGTCCCGCCAGGAGAAGGACAACGCCCGCGCCGCGCTCGAACGCTTCCTGCGCTGGCACACCACCGACCGTGGCGGCCGGACCGCCATCGCCACGGAGCACGAGTTCGACGTCACCCTAGACGCGGGCGAGTACGCCGTCCGCATCCGCGGCTCCATGGACCGCGTCGAGGCCGACCCCCAGGGCCGCGCCTACGTCGTCGACTTCAAGACCGGCAAGTCCGCGCCCACGAAGGCCGAGGTCGCGCGCCATCCCCAGCTCGCCGTCTACCAGCTCGCGGTCCGCGAGGGCGCCGTCGACGAGGTCTTCGACGGGCTGCGCCCCGAGCCCGGCGGCGCCGAGCTCGTGCAGCTCCGCCAGGGCTCCGACGACCCCAAGATCCAGGCCCAGCAGCCGCTCGACGGCGAGTGGGTCGGCGACCTCCTCGCCACCGCCGCCGGCCGGGTCCTCGAGGAGCGCTTCGCGCCCGTCGCCGGCCGCCAGTGCGACCACTGCTCCTTCCGCGCCTCCTGCAGCGCCCGCCCCGAGGGCCGCCAGACGGTCGAGTGA
- a CDS encoding MGMT family protein, with product MGRMSEELPAYAEHVLEVAERIPPGRVMTYGDVAEWLGEGGPRQVGRVMALYGGSVPWWRVVRADGVPLPGHELRALEHYRAEATPLRLTGAGEARLDMRRARWDGAPGAPGQDGTRDEAHT from the coding sequence ATGGGCCGGATGAGCGAGGAGCTGCCCGCCTACGCGGAGCACGTACTGGAGGTGGCCGAGCGGATTCCGCCCGGCCGGGTGATGACGTACGGCGACGTCGCCGAGTGGCTCGGCGAGGGAGGGCCGCGTCAAGTCGGGCGCGTCATGGCCCTCTACGGAGGATCCGTGCCCTGGTGGCGCGTGGTGCGGGCGGACGGCGTACCGCTGCCCGGGCACGAGCTGCGCGCCCTGGAGCACTACCGGGCGGAGGCCACCCCGCTGCGCCTGACGGGCGCCGGCGAGGCACGGCTGGACATGCGCCGGGCGCGCTGGGACGGGGCCCCCGGGGCCCCCGGACAGGACGGCACGCGCGACGAGGCTCACACCTGA